The Amblyomma americanum isolate KBUSLIRL-KWMA chromosome 3, ASM5285725v1, whole genome shotgun sequence genome window below encodes:
- the LOC144124639 gene encoding uncharacterized protein LOC144124639 yields the protein MRGLPFFRSRELFRRCNGGGVGVVPITSTEVLEDRAVAVVLVSGFSRRGEVLRDADPWTGALCFGKDRTAFSDPAWGMDGPAIGSVGAALAGAGVLCGATPLRTTSAKFCFAVKENVFDGHALEYAACSPSQFAQHRPASHTSDWLSFEAHFAHVLRPRQLCEPWPNLWQLKHLRGFVTVDELQARWRNLKDSFRRKLKDLKDCTRSGSSGGSVKSRWPYMERMRFMQDILEPRRSHGNMQPESSFDEEQEPGDDSQYEMCPGEEDPQERASPDEPEPLEAIFAAPGVPHVQRSTKKRPRSSSQRPHKRAAELEAVDARLDAVRTAFAAQQSMDDAKHFLLSLHPAMSRVPQQMQSHLRMELLHIVSDYARGVYPANLLVAGSQIVD from the exons atgaggggcctgcctttttttcgctcaagagagctgttccgccgctgtaatggaggcggagtgggtgttgtacccatcacctcaacagaggtgctggaggaccgcgcagtcgcggttgtgttagtttcaggtttctcccgacggggggaggtcctgcgggatgccgacccgtGGACCGGTGCTCTCTGCTTTGGCAAAGACAGGACAGCTTTctctgaccctgcctggggcatggatggccctgccatcggctcggtgggagcggccttggcaggtgccggagtgctgtgtggtgctacgcccctgcgcaccacatcagcgaagttttgttttgctgtgaaggagaatgtgttt gacggacacgccctggagtatgcagcatgttctccttcacagtttgcacagcacaggcctgcgtcacatacatcagactggttatcgttcgaggcacattttgcgcacgttttgcgaccgcggcagctctgtgagccgtggccgaacctttggcagttgaaacatctgcgagggtttg TAACAGTAGACGAACTTCAAGCGCGGTGGCGCAATTTGAAAGATTCGTTCCGCCGAAAATTGAAGGATTTAAAAGACTGCACGCGGAGTGGGTCCAGCGGCGGGTCAGTGAAGAGCCGGTGGCCCTACATGGAACGAATGAGATTCATGCAAGACATCCTAGAACCACGTCG TAGTCATGGCAACATGCAACCAGAAAGCAGCTTCGATGAGGAGCAAGAGCCGGGGGATGATTCCCAATATGAAATGTGTCCGGGAGAGGAAGACCCGCAAGAACGAGCTTCACCCGATGAACCGGAGCCACTTGAGGCTATATTTGCTGCCCCTGGTGTGCCCCATGTGCAAAGAAGCACAAAAAAGCGCCCGCGCAGCAGTTCACAAAGGCCACATAAGCGGGCAGCTGAACTGGAGGCTGTTGATGCGAGGCTCGATGCTGTTAGAACCGCCTTTGCGGCTCAGCAGTCTATGGACGATGCAAAACACTTTTTATTGTCGCTGCACCCAGCAATGTCAAGGGTGCCACAGCAAATGCAAAGCCATCTGAGGATGGAATTGCTACACATAGTCTCAGACTATGCTAGAGGTGTATATCCTGCAAACCTGCTTGTTGCAGGTTCACAAATTGTGGATTAA
- the LOC144124640 gene encoding uncharacterized protein LOC144124640, whose translation MLGAMPPGSMQYTLVGFSTELDWRPLRFVKPIPLYSVCGACGLVRKKTALLPCMHALCESCYEQSARDGVHVCPLDGHQCEEEDVFLKEFPVDELLRREVKCWNHGSTCTAVLPASKITEHFQRECRHHSIRCPKCSAIVLCTDVCAHLEWECFTDAPPAEPEYNEHAFSREETAPATLLTSFRQILEQATEIKTLLERLVPSSGDYRDGFSELVHVVNNCQEALRELRQGISSVKDTVRQEVARVITEHRESAKKCSEEIAVFSEETKRHFTAGGDTMNTISNSMISLGKLLTDELAKVAKLNWGNDSEVARFSEGSTNEVEDTSNAMGIVNMVVPKQPDPQTSACEFVVKGVNSLEEKARKERRADFDSERVYLRGYCMLPGVQLYKSLGNVRLHALFRLHKGDMNDVVQWPFRHTIKLRVVHPKSGEEREIVATLSGFFSAVKRPEKGRVQAAYYSDESLLLEHLIRDGYVEDDNLHVKFELPS comes from the exons ATGCTGGGAGCGATGCCTCCTGGAAGTATGCAGTACACCCTTGTCGGCTTCTCCACAGAACTGGACTGGAGGCCCCTGCGCTTCGTGAAGCCCATTCCATTGTACAGCGTGTGCGGCGCCTGTGGACTGGTGCGCAAAAAGACTGCCTTGCTTCCTTGTATGCACGCACTGTGCGAGTCTTGCTACGAGCAGAGCGCCCGGGACGGTGTCCACGTGTGTCCTCTCGATGGCCATCAGTGCGAGGAGGAGGACGTCTTTCTGAAGGAGTTTCCTGTCGACGAGCTGCTCAGGAGAGAA GTGAAATGTTGGAACCATGGCAGTACCTGCACGGCAGTTCTCCCAGCCTCAAAAATAACCGAGCACTTCCAGCGGGAATGTCGCCACCACTCCATTCGTTGCCCTAAATGCTCGGCCATAGTTCTGTGCACAGACGTTTGTGCGCACTTGGAGTGGGAGTGTTTCACTGATGCGCCGCCTGCTGAACCGGAATACAACGAACACGCATTCAGCAGAGAAGAGACGGCGCCAGCGACGCTGCTGACGTCCTTCAGACAAATTCTAGAACAGGCCACTGAAATCAAAACACTTCTCGAGCGGCTTGTTCCTAGCAGTGGCGACTATAGAGACGGATTCAGCGAACTTGTTCACGTGGTGAACAATTGCCAAGAAGCACTGAGAGAACTACGACAAGGCATTAGTAGCGTGAAAGACACTGTGAGGCAAGAAGTAGCACGAGTGATAACAGAGCATCGTGAGAGTGCAAAGAAATGCTCGGAAGAAATAGCCGTGTTTAGCGAAGAAACGAAAAGGCATTTCACTGCAGGCGGTGATACCATGAACACCATTTCGAACAGCATGATTTCTCTGGGAAAACTACTTACAGACGAGTTGGCAAAGGTGGCCAAATTAAACTGGGGCAATGATTCAGAGGTTGCACGATTCTCCGAGGGGTCTACAAATGAAGTAGAAGACACTAGCAATGCAATGGGCATCGTGAACATGGTTGTGCCCAAACAACCTGATCCACAGACATCGGCGTGCGAATTTGTCGTAAAAGGTGTCAATTCACTCGAAGAAAAAGCGCGAAAGGAACGTCGGGCTGATTTTGATAGCGAACGTGTATACCTCCGAGGGTACTGCATGTTGCCTGGTGTCCAGCTTTACAAATCGCTAGGAAATGTGCGGCTGCATGCACTCTTCCGCCTGCACAAAGGCGACATGAACGACGTTGTTCAGTGGCCGTTCAGGCACACAATTAAGCTTCGTGTCGTCCATCCAAAGAGTGGTGAAGAACGAGAGATCGTAGCGACTCTTTCCGGTTTCTTCTCTGCGGTTAAAAGGCCGGAAAAGGGACGTGTACAAGCTGCATATTACAGTGATGAATCTCTTCTCCTCGAGCATCTCATCCGTGACGGCTATGTGGAAGACGACAACCTTCATGTGAAGTTCGAGCTTCCCTCGTGA